ATAGATGAAAACAATCATAAATTAGATTTTATTCCAATAGAAAAAGATAGTGAAATAAAAATATCTTATAGTAATTTTAAACTAAATATTACTAAAGATAAATCTATAATAGATAAATTAGATAAAACTACTATAAAACCATCAAATATAGGGAATATTAAAGAAAAAGCTTTTTATAGTACCGAAGCTAGTAGATTAAACTTTAAAAGTTTAGATATAAAAGAACCTATATTTAAAAGCTATTCAAATCATAAACCAGATTTAAAGAGTGATAAAAACATAAATATTTTTTGTGTAATAGATGATATATTAGGAGAGATTGAAGATAGATATTTTGAACTTGAAGATAGTTTTAAATATGCTTATAAACTAAATAATAGTTATATATCAAAAGTTCAAGAGATAAATAGTTATCCTGTAACTATTACATCAATACTAGATTATTTTTATTTAAAAGAGAAAGATGAGAAACTTTTAGAAGAGCTTGAAGAGAAATATAAAAGAGTTGTAGAGATATATCTTACAGATGAAACTATAATAAAAAATATATTTGTAAAAGATAATGGAAAACTTGATTGGATATTTGAAAAAGATGAGTTTGATACAGGATTAGCTTATATATTAAAGTTTAAACAAATAAAATATAGTTTATTTGAAGAGTTTGAGATAAATCCAGCAAATAAAAATCCGAGTACTTATTATAAAATTGATAAAAATAGATTTCAAGCCGTAGGTTATAACTTCTCTTATCATACAAGAAATTCAAAAGATTATCTAAAGAGTACTATATTTTTAGATAATAGTGATTCAAAATTTACTTTAATAAAAGATAATGCAAATGAACTATTAGCAAGTGTAATATTTGCAACAATATTTAGTGAGAAGTTTGATGAGTTATTAAATAATGAGATATTAAATCTTGCAAAAGAGATAGATAAGATTTTACAAAAACTAAAACCAACTCCATATTTGAATGATGATAAAAAGGAAGATTTAAAAGCTGAGATAAATAAAAATGAAATCTATAAAGAGGTCTTATCTTTAGAAGAGAATAATGGGAAAGATAGCTATTTAGATGATTATGCTAGATTGGATTTGGTTTGTAGAAAAAATTCATTTACTCAAGAAGGAAAAATAGTAAAAGAACTCTTTAAATCAAACTACCTTCATTTTCCAACAAAAGAGCAAAGTAATGATAAAGAAAATAGCCTTTTATCAAAACTATTTGGGTTTTCACAAGGTAATGAAATAGAGTTTTATAAAAAAGCAAAAGATAATAATGAGTTTAGAGTTCCAAAAGAGATTTTAGATGAGATAAAAGCTTTGCTTGTAAGTGCTGAATTAAAATATATCTTAAATACCTATAAAGAGATAGAGTATGAAAAAGATGAAGAAAAACTATCCTATATTTTAGGACTTAAAAATATAGTCCATCTTCTTTGTGCTTCGAGATTAAATATAGATGAAGAACAAGAAGTAAATAATATCTTTAGTTCTGAACTAAAACATATATTGGAGTTTGAAGAGTATATTATAGAACAAATTAAAACACTAGATGAAGATACAATAGTTAAAAAAATCACAGATTATAAAATCAATCAAGCCCATAGTTATTTACTTCAAAAGTCATATATATTTGCAATGCTAAAAGGAAAAGAGTTTAGAGCAAATGCAGAGAAGTTTGAAAAAACTTATAAAAAAGAAGCAAGTAAAATAGAAAAAGAAATAGATAAACAAAATGAACCAAAACTTCATAGATTTGCAGAAGTAGAAAAAATAAAGATAATGAAAGAGAGTTTTGAATTTATAAAAAATGTTGAGGGTATTACTTCAAAAGTAGAAGAAGCTTTAGATAAAGTTTTAAAAGATGAACAATCTAAAACTAAACACGAAACTATATTAAAATACCAAGCAAGTTTAAAAAACTTCTCAAATGTTTTTGCAGTTTTAAAAGTAGTAGATTTTTTAATAGATGAAAAAGATAAAAAGCTTATAGATTATGCAAACTTTGCAAATGATACTATTGTACTATTTAAAATAGTTAATAGTGTTTTAAAAATATCAAATAGTATGAAAGAGAGTGATTTTATAAAAGCTGTTATAAATAAATTAAAAGGTAAAAATATATTTATAAATGTAATAAATCCTGTTAGACTAAGTATATTTATGCAAATAATTATAACTGTTTTAGAAACTGTTGATTATCAAGAAAAAAGAGATTTTACAGCTACAAATTTAACACTCTTCTCTTCATCTTTAATTATAATTGGTGGATTTGTATCTACTCCTTTGATATTTGTAGGAATAGTATTACTAATAGCAAGAGGACTACTAGAAAGTAGTGAACTAGTAATATTTTTAAATAGGACAATATTAGCAGTAGATAGAACAAAATATAGACCATATTTTTTAAATGAAGCTTTTAAGAATAGTGATAAAAATATATATTTAGAATTAGCAACTCCTAAAGAACTAATAACTTATATAGGAGAAAACTATAAAGATAATAAAGATATATTTAATTTAGCTTTTAAAAATGAATTACAGTTTTTATATACTACTTTAGTTGGTATGAAGTTGGAAATTGATGAGAGAGTTACTCATAGAATAATTAGTGTTAGTGGTGTAACAAAAAAACTTTATAAAAAAACTATCTTAAAAATTCCTGCTTTATTAGTAGATGATGATAAATTCAAACTTATATTAAATGATTTCTCTTTTTTAAAGAATAAAGAATATTTTAATAAAGAGAGAGATTATTATTTATTTGATTTAGATAAGCTTGAATTAAATAGTTTTGAAAAAAATATATTAAATGCTAATAAAGTAAAAAATGCTAATTTAGAAATAATATCTTCTATCGTAAATCTTAAATATAGTTTTATATACGATACAAATATTACAACTGACCCAATGAGCAGTTGTTATTTAAATATAAAATATTTTAAACAAACAAATTTCAATAAATAAAAAAGGTCAAATAATATGAAAAAATTAATTACAATAACTTCAATTACAATTATTTTATGTACATTAGTAATATTTGGAAATAAAGTTTATATAGAAGAAAAAACTAAAAAAGAAGCAGAAAAAAAAGAGGCTAAAGATAATTATGATTTAGAATGGATTAAAAGAGATGTAGATAATTATATTCGTCAAGAAAAATATGATGATGCTTTACACTTAATA
The Aliarcobacter faecis genome window above contains:
- a CDS encoding ligand-binding sensor domain-containing protein, with the translated sequence MSSLNDLLKPLRPTRAFRNAKETSQIEEETLLTYQVYTHTFAYLYITQENIIKEYKVAYKGQAYNETFLDIYFIDENNHKLDFIPIEKDSEIKISYSNFKLNITKDKSIIDKLDKTTIKPSNIGNIKEKAFYSTEASRLNFKSLDIKEPIFKSYSNHKPDLKSDKNINIFCVIDDILGEIEDRYFELEDSFKYAYKLNNSYISKVQEINSYPVTITSILDYFYLKEKDEKLLEELEEKYKRVVEIYLTDETIIKNIFVKDNGKLDWIFEKDEFDTGLAYILKFKQIKYSLFEEFEINPANKNPSTYYKIDKNRFQAVGYNFSYHTRNSKDYLKSTIFLDNSDSKFTLIKDNANELLASVIFATIFSEKFDELLNNEILNLAKEIDKILQKLKPTPYLNDDKKEDLKAEINKNEIYKEVLSLEENNGKDSYLDDYARLDLVCRKNSFTQEGKIVKELFKSNYLHFPTKEQSNDKENSLLSKLFGFSQGNEIEFYKKAKDNNEFRVPKEILDEIKALLVSAELKYILNTYKEIEYEKDEEKLSYILGLKNIVHLLCASRLNIDEEQEVNNIFSSELKHILEFEEYIIEQIKTLDEDTIVKKITDYKINQAHSYLLQKSYIFAMLKGKEFRANAEKFEKTYKKEASKIEKEIDKQNEPKLHRFAEVEKIKIMKESFEFIKNVEGITSKVEEALDKVLKDEQSKTKHETILKYQASLKNFSNVFAVLKVVDFLIDEKDKKLIDYANFANDTIVLFKIVNSVLKISNSMKESDFIKAVINKLKGKNIFINVINPVRLSIFMQIIITVLETVDYQEKRDFTATNLTLFSSSLIIIGGFVSTPLIFVGIVLLIARGLLESSELVIFLNRTILAVDRTKYRPYFLNEAFKNSDKNIYLELATPKELITYIGENYKDNKDIFNLAFKNELQFLYTTLVGMKLEIDERVTHRIISVSGVTKKLYKKTILKIPALLVDDDKFKLILNDFSFLKNKEYFNKERDYYLFDLDKLELNSFEKNILNANKVKNANLEIISSIVNLKYSFIYDTNITTDPMSSCYLNIKYFKQTNFNK